The sequence below is a genomic window from Crassostrea angulata isolate pt1a10 unplaced genomic scaffold, ASM2561291v2 HiC_scaffold_60, whole genome shotgun sequence.
TATATCAACAGAAAAATAAGTTAAGCAAAATATCAACGTAACAGAGTATGTAATTGATGGCCTTTATAGTAAAGTTACCTGAGGCTGAAGATTCGTTAAAGTAAATATTCATCGGAATTGGAAATGATAGACACCCATCacctgtttttaaataaaatggcaCTGTCAGATAAATCTTTATTCTGACAAACTTTTATTGCATTACAGagatttagaaaataaacattaaattccTTAACAATTGTACGATGTGAAGaagaatatatttattaatttaacagTCATCGCAGTTTACATACCTTTACAATAAATTCTAGAACTGACCAGTAGATAAACATACACAGGAAGCAAGGTTCTTCCACACCTAGTCCAAAGATGTAAAAAGCCACCCATTTTCAACCTAAAACAGCAAAATCCCTGCTTGCTACCACCACGAAACATTAAATGGCATTTATTGTTTCATTGGGGCGTATTTGGTTTTTCTGCAGAATAATTAATATGATATTTGAAATGGCGGACAAAGTTAATTGAACAAGAAATTGAACCTAAAATacatttctttatatcaaatcaaTCATTCCCTTTCTGTTAATTAAGATACCTTACACTTGAATACGCCTTCATATTCAAACATCTGATACCATAAACATTCCAAAGTAGGTGTTTACGTTAGATTCAAGTcaatgatttgaagaaactttgTCTTGTAAGTAATTCATTATTTAGATTTAGGATTTGTATATTATGAACctgatgaaaaaaattgcaaacggAGCTATGATAATTATAATGTTTTCTAATTGATGATTTTTCATTATCTACAAAACTCCAAAATTTAAGGCTTTGAATTTTCAATGTAAATTAATTCCATTTATGTTGAAGAcaaattatattcattatttaaGAAGATAGACACTTTCATAAAATACAAGATTGTAAATTGCTTATAATTCAATCATTATAGAATTTACAAGCTAGGCAATAATTTTGTCGTAGAGCAAGCTGTTGTACTTGAACAATACATATTCCAATAACATATCGGGAACAGGAACCAcgtgtatatgatatatatcaaacaatatttaaaaaaataaaaaaccaaagaaCTCTCATTAACACATACGCAGGAAAATTGTGGGTAACAGTGTTGCAAATATCGTATTTCAATATGATATTTGGGTCGGACTAAACTagtatttaaaactaaaaataaaaattcctgTTTACATCTTAtgtaaccctaaccctaaccctgaaCATAAATGCGTCAAATTTATCCAACGATCGGTTTATTGATTCTCATTCTAGACAATATCAACACAAAGTATGCATGATAATTTGAAAACTTACCACTGCGGATTATTACTTTTCACAACTGTACAGTAATACATCTTctactttcattttgaaaaactgAATTTTACCGGGTGTTTAGTTTCAGGTCAGGGTGCGGCTTAAGTTTTACAGGTGAGAATCATCGAGGGCTTGCAGTCTTCTTGTGGTTGTGAATGCTGATCATTCGTGCATATCAAATTATTTGAcagcaaaaaataaattagtttaaataaaattgaaacagaagCATATAAAGAACAAGAGagtttttcatcatttttttttttacttaatcgTTTCTTgccattttttcatatttcatatttcttataTACCAATGGcggtaaaattaaatgataaatgtcTCATAAATGAAACTTGCtcatttttggtaatttttaaaatgtacagaATAACTAAATTTTTGCGGTAAAACATGGCAATGTAAATCTAttttatgttgaaataattCGTATACTAGTTTCCGAATATATTTGTTTGTACCATTTTGAAACCATGCTTGTAGATACTTTTCCGTTACTTCACAATGTCAGATGTCCTAGCTGTTCACATCACCTTGTGGATAATGCGTATTCGACATTGTGAAAATGAAGTGTTGCAGCTGCGTTGGTATCGTATTATTGTTATAAAATAGAAGTACAagcattatttttaataatagtGTACGATGCCTGCAAAccgttattattttataatcCGCAGGCTCTCTAAAGTCGATGAACATGCCAAAGGCTGTAGAAGATAAAACTTCCATTCATAAACCGGATAATACCCTTGTACTTCGTAGGATATACTGAAATATGTAGTGTACATGTACGAATAATGATTTTCTCACATTAAAAAGTACGTTGTAAGAAGATATTCTTGTTCCTCAAATCAAACTTTAAAGGAGATAATAAATGACACTTCTGTAAAGTACGTACAGTAAATACAATAATTAGTATTTGATTTAAACTCAATAAAACGATTATTGAATATGCATGCGTAGTTAGAGACAAAATTTATAAACTTTCATTTCCTCACTTATCATTGGTATATTTGATTCCAGGAAGTATTTTGATGAGCTTAGTAATGAAAGTCAGAATCTCGCTAGTCAAAGTTGACCTTTATCTACACATCTTGATATCTAATATGTCTTCGAAAAGGTTATTGTTGTTTTCTACAAACATACTGACAATTCAGCtataaacaattgttgtcagtaaATTTTGTTATGAAGAGACGCTATATTCTTAAAGTGGTTTTGGTataccattacatgtaaaagCTCATGTCAAATAATTACCGGATTGCAATAACGACTTGCCTTTCCGATACGCGGAAAAACAACCCTGAATAAAAACAGCCTCGATTGTATAACGaggatttaattaaattattaaattatcataaaagaAACTTGATACAAGGAGTCGGATAACGCTGCATTTTGTTGCCACTTGCCAGGCGTGGATTATCAGATCAAAATCGAGAAGCGTCTCGTTTGACCTGACAATCCCTCCCTGGCAAATGGACGTGAAGTGATCTGACACTTTCTGATTACGTTAGTTACTGTTCtgataatatttattaatttgaatatctttagaaatattttatgacATAATTACTTACATTATCATTGAAATGACTTTCTCGAAACCAACCAATAATAGCCAAAGTAAAACAGATTCAGTCCGAATGTCTTTTCCTACTtctctttctcttttaaaaCTAAAGTTAACAAATATTCTTTTCCGACGTAATAATATTCTATTGAATCTCGACAGAAAGATGTTTGTTAAAGAAACTATTCAACCAGTGAGTCAAGTTTAAAGCTAACAAGGAACATAATCTTCCTGTATTGTAAAATAAAGCACAGTACTTGTGTCATGATCTAAGGCCTTGATGTAGGGTCGGTAGGTAAAAACCAAAACCCTGTAGATTGATCAATAGATGAATGGTTGATTTCATAAAATACTTAAAACTAATGTTTGATAGTGTATGATAAATCTCAGCGATAATTTCTCGCAAACAATGACATTTATCTGAGACTGATACCAaacttaagaataaaaataaaataatgaagtaTATCTTTCTCACTAGTATTTAACATAACACTAGCAAACTAAAACTAGTaggctaattgttctcgaacaattagaggtctttccacctaatattttaaatgaattgctagattgctcaataaggtatacaaaaaattattatacctATGATACATGTTGTACTATAAAATGGGAAAACCACGAAGCTATTAATTGACAAATGgtttttaaagagattttttaGTATTATCAAGCCAATACTATAGAAATAGATTTAACTAACAATAGAAGAGAGTGCTCTAGAGGCTAGCTGTCTTTGAACAAAATGAATGGCAAGttccacttgagtaaccacaggacttgatgtgatacctggctgacccaattgaataccttattgcgcaatccagcaagctattgaaacccTTGCTATAATTCTGtaattcaaatgatatgaaaattcattaattaacggACTTCCAAATGacgttgacctttgacctttatgtcattttgttcggccaaggtagatgcttctattccaagtggtccgaagtctgtacgactaataataaaaaagttggaaatgattttatagaaatttaaaaactttcaggggcaataactactagaagggggccttagatcctttcggtataaatagattgaagaaccctccaagtgtactgaatacattggtaaaagttccaagtctctatctcttatggtttcagaggagtagcgataacaagcatttcgtacaataggggctaTAACTCTATAATTATTCAAAAGTatgagccaaggggctatattttaaattgtcttAAAATGTCCTACTAAATccatcaaaaaatgtttttctctaccatccttaacaaaagaaatataaaaacttattaattaacagcttctcaaatgaccttgacctttgacctttatgtcattttgtttggccaaggtagacgcttccatcccaagtggtccgaagtctctatgattaATAATAAAGAAGATGGAAGTGATTGTATgaaaatactttcaggggcaataactactacaaGGGGACCTCAGATCTattggtatgaatagattgaagaaaccTCTAActgtaatgaagacattggtaaaagttccaaatctctatctcttatggtttcagaggagtagtgataacaagcattttcttctccttctcaaagggcaataactctgtaagttctgggagttctttgacacagggtcaattggtaccataacttttaatgagcaataacataaagtttaaattgtttggataactctaataataaaaaagtcaccccgagctaaaaagaaaaaaagaagaagaataaaaaacataaagaaatcaagaggtctttcacctgaaaggtggaaagacctaaataTTAGAAtactttatattattatacaggACGtgtaacaaatattttgatattctatttttaatcacgggaaaagtaatcccggtacctatattctaTTTGACATAAATTTAAAGAGGAGATCAAGAGCTTGTAAAATGCCgttttttggagagactgtaggcattctagatacagtaaaactcgtttattTCGAacacggatataacgaattctcggatatagcgaagtttttttgagtccccggtaaaattttcaacaaatctttgcaaaattttacggttataacgaattcggatataacgaatttacggatgtAGCGAACTAATTTTGAGTCCCGCAGAAGTGaattataatgaaatttaacacTTCTATAGCGAATTTCGTTACGttacagtttaaaaatgtttgcactaccatttaacTATTTAGTTTGAAGTATACTAGagatacggatataacgaataacggatatagcgaagtaaACCCAACGGTCCCTatgacttcgctataaccgagttttactgtatatttcattagtcaaaaatggacaaaactctgaTATTTGTTACCTCAATccttcatattttattgaaaatgattgtttaagacatgatttttcattgtgtttaccaaaaaatcaagccccggtacaccctatgaaacaatgatattgttatgaagcatcattaaaagaatttatatcttgaatttcaaaaACCTGTaagcacctttcatttactatgATCTTAACCTTAACACGTTTTTGACATAGTTTATACGAATACATTTTCAATTAGATGACTTGACATGATTTCCAGTcctgaaatttttttaacaattgaaaaGTACCTAAATTACTGCAAGACATCGTGCCCTACTTGTACTGTATAAATCAAACTGGAACCAAACTCGCGGATAGAGTGCGCATCCACAAACACCAGATTAAAGAcccattgaaaatataaatatacatcaaGTTACtatatttcaaatgtatttaTTGACGAAACTTCATTCAGGTATTCAGGGATAGATCATAATTACTTTTCTTTCACAATCCTAAAGATAAATGTATGCTATATAAAAATTGGTGAAATCTTTTGTCGTATTTTTAtagatcaaatttttttcatacataatatttatcaaacagAGTCAACCATTTAACCTACATCATTACGATTATTTTAATAGAATAGATTAACAACACCGTATTGGCAGTCCCTGTCATagctttattttaatttatcagtACATCATAAACTATTCAATTGTAtgcaaaaaattgcaaatatagCAATAGAGTAAGTTGAATGATCAACATCGACTTTTGGGTAGTTATGATGTTAGATCTTCAATGAACcaaacaatcaatcaatcaagatGAATCAATGaatgaaatcaatcaatcaataattcaaacaatatttcaatgaaTCAATCAATATGCAAATCAATAAAGTATAATCAATGTTTTGCTTTAGTGAATGTTTCAATATGACAATCAATGTATCAATTTAATTGCTCAATGTATTCAATTATGACAATCAACCGACTGCAATGTATCAATAGAATTATTCAATTACTCAGTGTATTCAATGACTCACTGTCAATCAATGTCTGAATCAAACAAAGTGTTAATTAAAGTAAGCCCGATTATTGGCCACGGACCTGGAAGTTAACAGAATCCGGGGCAGGCTTAAGCAAAATTCGTTAGACTTATGAGAGCTGCACGCTACACGTGTCGTTGTAAAGTCATGACTCTTATCTTTGGATGTAAACGTGTACTCGTTAATTTTCTTAATGAAATGATATGTCACAGAGGAAAAAATAGATCAGAAACGTACATTTTTTAATACTTCTATGGAATTAGCAAATAAGATCAGTATTATACACCTAATGACCAATTCATATTTATTAAGAGAGCCGTCTGCTGAAATTGAAAAGCCTATTTAGCTAATTTTGAATCGTGGCATATTCATTTTCCTTTGTATCGTTGTTCCTTTTAACTTCTTCATAGCTTGGTACTTTGTCATCTGACTTCGTTTTCTGATTTCTGATTCTGCATACAGTGTGGATGATACATGCAGAGATCAGAAGACCAACAACCACGGCCAGTACAATGATTACGATGTCTTTCGTTGAGTCTGACGTAGCATGGGAAGATTGAGGCTTTTTAATGGCTCTATCTGATGACGAAACAAATGTTAATACAATGTAAGTCTGCAACAAACATGGATAGTACTCTCACGAacaatgtgaattaaaaagtttatatattACCCGATGTCGTATTAGATGGTGTATATGTGCTTCCCGTTggtaatgacgtcatttcctgtAATTTGGTGAACAGAGTGTTTGACGTCGTTGTTGGTGTTGTCTCAAACTTCTTTGTTATCGTCGTTTGTTTTAATGCTGTACCCGGAGTATCTACTACGCGTATTAGTAATGTACAATTTCCTGTCTGACCATTACTCCCTGTTGCCTAGATGGGCAAACTTTATAATTTGACTAAAAACAGCAGTGGAGACtatgaaatttacaatatgaaacTCAAAATCTTGTTGATGATTTGAAACTGATCGTAATCTAATAGAAATACATAAAATGCTTCATGAAATTGTACGATACCTGCAAAACCACGGTTATTTTAAATTCCGCAAGCTCCCGAAAGTCTGTGAAATTTGCCAACGGTTGCAGAAGGTGAAAACTCCCATTCACAAACCGGATATTGTCCTTGTACTTTTTTGGATAGACTGAAATAAATTGTGTACGAATAATCATTATATCACATTAAATGCAAACGATATAAGATATCTATTCTTTTATAATGATTGAAAGTGTGTTGTAAGTTAAGATCAGTTAAAAGATTAAACCATAATGTATTTAGTACTAGAAACATATTTATGAATGtacaatatagaaaaaaatgcaatattgGATCCTTTAATAAGAAAACTTAAATATGAATTAAGAGACACAATTGATTTATATTTCCTTTACTCCTATAAAATGACAATAGCTAAAGAATCTGATATAATTTACAATAAATGttggaataaaatgtaaataacaagatattaatatatatgGATAAATCATGATACTGTTCATTTTACAAAGTGTGATCCGGTTTTCAGGATCAACACACTGTGATTTTCAGATTCAAAATCACCCTTCTTTGAAACTGATAACGTAATGCACATTAGTTAACGTCAGTAAAGTAGAACGATGTTAAGGGAAGTTCAATCAACATCCGTAAACCGTGCactgtacagtaccgatcagaacCCACCTAAAACCAGAGTAAACCctaactaaaccccgggtttactttgtgtttactccgggtttactttttgaaaatttgggtccactcggggtttactttgggtttaatTTGGATTTACTCTAGAATGGCTTTTAGGgtcaaataatttaattctggttgtaacgagctttctgattggctaaaaattattttatatcgtataaagaatgttgcctacgtcatagtaagactaacgtcaaaaacatatcaatacgcctgacgttacgtatgaattttgtacaatttaacgTCATTtcaaaggtcaaatgaccgtttctatctacaatgaagagtaaaaaaattaaattataagcaataaattcaatatttatttgttttatacgatataaaatggtttggggcagtttacgctttataaaccgcgaagcgttgtttataaaaaaaaagcgtaaactgtttcaaaccattttatatcgtataaaacaaataaatattgaattcatcaCATTcatcacacttcagtgcatacatttaaggaatgaattcaatatttatttgttttatacgatataaaatggtttgaaacagtttacgcttttttataaaccgcttcgcggtttataaagcgtaaactgccccaaaccattttatatcgtataaaacaaataaatattgaattcattccttaaatgtatgcactgaagtgtgatgCAGACCTGTATTCTATCTTACAatcttactgcctgtaattcctgccccttgtatattccaaatacacatgtaggGTCTGCTTTCATACTtatgatcggggtttactctttgtgtccactctgggtttactttgaatt
It includes:
- the LOC128168865 gene encoding uncharacterized protein LOC128168865; protein product: MIMLKMGGFLHLWTRCGRTLLPVYVYLLVSSRIYCKGDGCLSFPIPMNIYFNESSASGSIIFVSSKTNSQTKEWFVTSIEPRVALTFVKQTYQVVLLSEVDLDVPN